The window GGACACGGCTGAGCCGCTGAAGTGGCTGCTGGAGCAGATCGGTGACGGCGTCACCCTGACGCAGGCCGGCTACCTGCCGCGGGAACTGGTGGCCGCTGCGTTCGCCCGTTACCCGCACTGGTACCCGATCGGTAAGGGCCCGCGTTCAGAGGCGGACCTGTTCCAGCTGGCCCACCTGCGCGAACTCGCCCGCGCACACAGGCTGGTGGCCAAGCGCCATCGCGTGCTCAAGCTCTCAGCTGCTGGCCGCGCCCAGCTGGCGGATCCCCGTCTGCGTGAGCGCACGGCCGCGCTGGCGTGGCTCGGCAGTACCGCTGCCGAGCGGCAGGTGGCAGAGTCTGCCCTGTGCGCCCTATGGGCGGAGCCCCGCCTCCGCGAAGACCTGTGCGACGTTGTGCATCCGGTGCTTTCCGCGAGCTTCGCCCGTAGCGACGGCCCGGTGGAAGTGACGGAAACCGAGCGGCTGCTGTGGAGGTTCTGGCACACGGGCCGCGAGCTTGGATACCTCGAACAGGAACGGTCCCCCGACGCCCCGATCTCCCTGACCGCCACTGGCCGCCCAGCCGCCCTCACAGCCCTCCGCCTCCTGGCCGAGGGCCCACACGGTCACCTGCCCCATGTGCGGGCGCACTGTGACGAGCGGTCAGAGCGGTAACACCACACGCTGTCCCAAGACGCGCGGCGGCTGGGGAGCGGCCATTCCGGTCCCGGCCGGGGTCACCCGCCCGCCGGTAGGTGTTGACTGCCGCGAATGCGGCTACACCTGGGCCACTCGCGCCAAGGGTGGTGCCACCATTCGGTGTCCCGAGTGCGCCCACCCCCGCCGGGTCCCCGCCGCCGCCCGCACCGCCGCCGTACCGGCCAACTCCCCGGCGGGCCCCCGCGCCCCGGCCCGCCCCTCGTGCCGCCGCTCTCGACGAATGGGGCGAGGACGGCCTCGAGTCGGGCCAGGTGCGCGTGGAGCGTCGTGCGGCTACCCGCCGCGTCCTGGAGGAGTTGAAGGCGCTCCGGCGCCCCGCTCCAGGCCCTGCCCGGGATCCCGTGCCCGCTCCGGTCCTGGCTCCGGCCCCGCGGCTCGTCCGTTCTGCGCCGCAGCCGGCCCCGATGTCCGGGCGCCGCTTCACCCCGCGCCCGGTGTCCGCACCGGTCTCCGTGACGGCCCCGGCCACCGCTCGGCGCCGGACCGCAGCAGCCGCGTTCCTGGACGCCCTCGGCGGCGCCCTGCAAATCCGTACGGACGCCCCGCACGGCGGCTGCGAGGTGACCGACCCCGCGCAGGCACCCGGGCGCCGCGCCTGCGGCCAACAGGCGGCCCTGACCGTCCACTACACCGACCAGCGCAAGCGCCGCACCTTCGTGTACGCCTGCGCCACCCACGCCGAGCCCTTGCGCTACCTGGCCACCGCCCGCCCCGGCGTGCAGGCGGCCATCCGCAGCTACAGCCCCGGGTGACCGGTCCCGGCGGTCGCGCACCTGAAACGCACATCGACCACACATGGACTGAGGAATCCATGGGATACAAGACCAGCGAGGCTGGCCCAGGACGACCAGGAGCGAGGCCTGGGCCGGCTCCGGGGGTTCACTGAGATTCAGGCCGGAAGGATTCCCCTTCGAGCCATGTAATTCGTTCGAGGTGGTGTGAACTGTAGTGGTAAGTTCGACTGCCCTAAATTCGGGAGAAGATTTTATGGCATCCATCGTTTTTGAGGGTCACGGACAGTTCTACCCTTCCGTCTCTCCTCCGATTTGTACCGTGCCTGAAAATTCGGCGATATTTTTCTTTACGGAAGGCCTTAAAGGCCTGTCCCGAGGTGATGCGGAGGAGTTGCTGTCTAAGGACTCATTTGGGTGCTGTCACGTTGTCGGTGGCGTGATCGTTTGATGGCGCGTCAGGCCGTGCGGGGGTAGCCGGCGGCTGGTTGCTCAGGCCGCGGAGGGCATGGCGGCGGCGCCGGTGATCTGGTCCCAGATCGTGAAGCGGACGGTCATCTCAAGGCGGTGGCGGCGGGCGGCCATCAGGTGGCGTCCGGTTCGGAAGTGGGGTGAGATCCCGGTGAACGCGGCCAGGAACCGCTGCGCTCCGCCGACGCTGCGGAAGCCTTTCATCGCCCGTTCCCGCTGCCTCGTCGGCTGGTGCGAGTTCTCCGCCCGGTTGTTCAAACCCTTATGGGCACGGTGCTCGACCGAGGGCATCACCTCACGGTGCGCTGCCCCGTACGAGGCGAGCTTGTCGGTGATGATCACCCTCGGCACCTGCCCGGTTGTGGTGAGGAGCCGGCGGAAGAAACGCCTGGCAGCAGCCTTGTCACGCCGGCTCTGGACCAGGATGTCGAGCACGTTGCCGTCGGCGTCGACGGCCCGCCACAAGTACTTCTGCTTCCCGCCGATCTTGATGAACACCTCGTCGAGATGCCACTTGTCACCGGGCTGCGGGCGCCTGCGGCGCAGCGCGTTCGCGTAGGCCTGGCCGAACTTCAGACACCACCGGCGGATGCTCTCGTACGAGACGATCACACCCCGCTCGAGCATCATCTCCTCCACCTCACGGAAGCTGAGGGGGAAGCGGAAGTACAGCCACACACAGTGCGAAATGATCTCCACCGGGTAACGGTGATTCGCATACGACAGCGTGCTCGACGACACGAATCAGACCCTTCGCCGGACGGACAACCCGAAGATCATCCCACCCCGCCCCGACAACGTGACAAGGCCCCGGCGGGCAACCGCGTGTGTGCGACAGTCGTAAACAACTCGACGAGCTCAAGCCCAATTACATTGACCGGCGGATCGAGCTCCGCACAAGGGACACAGACCGGCCAGGTCGATCCCACCCTCAGCCCTGGAGAGCGGACAACAGTATGCGCAATCGAAACGAACCTGAATCTGATCCCAACAGTTACTATTTCATATTCGGGGCTTCAATGGTCACTTCCCGCTGCTGGGGGTGCGAGTTCCTATACCGCATCAGGCTACGCGGTCAACTGCCCTACGGCCCTGCACACTGGCCCTCTCCTCCTTGGCGTCCAAACCTCCACTCCGGTTTGTGGAAGCATGAGCCAGGGATATTACGACCACTCCGCCGTATTCAGCTTCACCCTCTGAGACGCAGGGCCCCGGCAGGGCTAATTCATAGTCTGGTTGATCATGTCCCGTTGCAGGTCAGGGGCAGTCCGAGCAGGTCGAGTGGCCGGGTGAACGGCGTATAGGAGACCTCTCGGAGTCCCGCTGCGATGCTGTGGTGGCCGGCGTCCCGGAGAGTGTTGATCGCAAGGTTCCGTAGCGTGGCCATGTTCTCCGGTCCGTGTCCGGTCCGGATCTTGGAGGCGTCCTCGGCGAACGTTGTGTCCCGGACGTGGTGGACGGCCTCGATGCCCCATTGCGCTCTGGCGATACGGCTGATGAGCTGCGGCGATGCCTCAGCCGACGTCATGTCGGTGATGGCGTGGACGGTCTGCCGGGTGACCTTGCCGGTCTTCAGATCGGTGCGGTGCCGGTGGATCTTCACGGCTTGGACCAGGTACGGGAAGTCCAGGCCGAGGCCGGTGACGGTGAGTGTGCGTACCGAGCGGGTCTCGCGACGCCCGTGTCCGCGCTCGCGGTCGTATCGGCGGGCGGTCACCTCCTTCCACGGCAGGGCTCTGACGGCTGCGTGGAGTTTCGGCTGGTTGCCCTTGACGACCATCAGGTAGTGGGCGTTCTTCTCCTCCACCAGCCATTTCGCGTGTTCGCGCTGGGTGTGGAGGGCGTCGGCGGTGACCACGGTGCCGGTCAGGTCGAACGGTGCGAGCAGCGCGGTGAAGCCTGTGATTTCGTTGGTTTTGTCCGGTACCCGGAGCTGGCTGACGGTCCGGCCTGCGGCCGTGACGGCGGACAGGAGGTGGGCGGCCGGAGCGGTTTCGGTGCGTGAACCGCGGGCGGTCTTGCCGTCGACCGAGACGGACTCCGTGCCGGCCGGGCCGTGGCCGAGGAGGTCGGCGAGCCCGCCGGGACACACCAGAACCAGCACCCGGCGCACGGTCGAGGGCGAGGCCGGACGGCGCACGCCGAGGGGTCCGCGCGCGTGAAACCCCAGGCGGGAGAGGGTGTCCTGGGGTGCGTGGCTGGCCCACTGCCCGATAGCAAGATACGAGCGGGCCCCGGCCAGGACCGCGCACGCGGCGGTCAGTAACACCGAGGCGAGGGTATAACGGCGTCCGCGCCGGTCACGGGGATCGGGCAGGACTGCCAGCCGGGCCGCCGTGCCGGCAAGTTCACGGTGTTCACGCGAGGGCGGCTTGATCAGACAGACGGTGGCAGACTGGCCTCACCCGCGGGATGGGTCCGTAGGCGGTGACACAGCCGGGTCCTCGAGCCTGGCCGCATCGCGATCAGCCCGGCCACCGACAGCCGTCCCGACCGCCGGCCGCTGATGGTGACGACCGGAGTCACTCCTCGCCGGCCCCAGGTACGCCCCCGGGGCGGCCTGCGGGTGAACCCGGCTTCGTCTTCGAAGCAGACGTAGCCCCCGCAGGCCGCCCTCGCCCTTTTACCTCCGGCCAGGTCGCCTCCCGCCACATACTCACGGCCTGCTCATCGCGTTCGGCGACCCGCCGGGCGGGGACCTGCGGGCTGAAGCCGAGCCGGTGCATCAACCGGGTAGCGCCCGAGACGCTGTAGGTGACGTGGAACTTCCGGCCGATCAGCGTGGCCACCCTCGACGCGGTCCACACCTGGTCCTCCACCCAGCCATGAGCGGCCGGGCCCTGCTCCAGATACGCGGCCAGCTTCTCCAGACACCGCGGGGACAGACGGCACCGTGGACCGCTCGGACCGCGGGAGGCCAGAGCCTGAACACCACCATCCCGCCACAACTGATGCCATTGATAAGCCGACTTCACGCTCACCCGAAGCCGCCGTGCGACCTCCGACGGATTGATCTTCTGCTCGAACAGCTCAGCCGCCTGCATACGAACCGTCTCCCGGCGCCGACGTCCCGCAGGAGTCAGCCCGCCCCCATCCGCATATTTCACACACCACGGATACAGCCACCCACCCAGACCCATCAGGGACTTCGCAAACATTCACCCCAAAGAGCTGAAGTCAGTAGACGTGGGGGAGCCAGCCCTTGGTGAAGTCGGAGCGTTCCCGTGTGCGCTGTGCTTTTTCTTCGAGGAGTCGGCGGAAGCCTGCGATGGCGTAGCGTTCGCCGGTGCTTGTTCTGGGTCCGGGGATGCCGGCCACGGTGGCCATGCACTGCTGGGGCTGGGTCTGCCAGCCGGTGACCATAACCCGTAGCTGCATGCGCTCCGCGCGCCGGTGCAGGTCCAGGAGGTGGAGCAGGCCGTCGACGTTCATGGCCGTGATGGCGTGCAGGTCCACCAGGAGATCGCGTTCGTCCATGGTCACGTAGTCCAGAGCGCGCTGGAAGACTTCTCCCGCGCCCTCGTCGAGTTCCCCGGTGGCGCTGATCACCACCGCGCTGCGGCAGTGCTGGACGTCCACGTTAATCAAGATGCTGCTCCCGTCACCCGAAAGGCTCCGTACCCACGGCCCCCCATCCTTGCCCGGTCGGCGCAGGGCCGGCATGCGGCGCGCTGAAGTGCGTAGCAGACCGGGTCCAGGGCCGGGGCACCGAGAGGGGCCAGACGGCGGGGTCAGGCCAAACCCAGGGCCTTGTCACGTTGTCGGGGCGGGGTGGGATGATCTTCGGGTTGTCCGTCCGGCGAAGGGTCTGATTCGTGTCGTCGAGCACGCTGTCGTATGCGAATCACCGTTACCCGGTGGAGATCATTTCGCACTGTGTGTGGCTGTACTTCCGCTTCCCCCTCAGCTTCCGTGAGGTGGAGGAGATGATGCTCGAGCGGGGTGTGATCGTCTCGTACGAGAGCATCCGCCGGTGGTGTCTGAAGTTCGGCCAGGCCTACGCGAACGCGCTGCGCCGCAGGCGCCCGCAGCCCGGTGACAAGTGGCATCTCGACGAGGTGTTCATCAAGATCGGCGGGAAGCAGAAGTACTTGTGGCGGGCCGTCGACGCCGACGGCAACGTGCTCGACATCCTGGTCCAGAGCCGGCGTGACAAGGCTGCTGCCAGGCGTTTCTTCCGCCGGCTCCTCACCACAACCGGGCAGGTGCCGAGGGTGATCATCACCGACAAGCTCGCCTCGTACGGGGCAGCGCACCGTGAGGTGATGCCCTCGGTCGAGCACCGTGCCCATAAGGGTTTGAACAACCGGGCGGAGAACTCGCACCAGCCGACGAGGCAGCGGGAACGGGCGATGAAAGGCTTCCGCAGCGTCGGCGGAGCGCAGCGGTTCCTGGCCGCGTTCACCGGGATCTCACCCCACTTCCGAACCGGACGCCACCTGATGGCCGCCCGCCGCCACCGCCTTGAGATGACCGTCCGCTTCACGATCTGGGACCAGATCACCGGCGCCGCCGCCATGCCCTCCGCGGCCTGAGCAACCAGCCGCCGGCTACCCCCGCACGGCCTGACGCGCCATCAAACGATCACACCACCGACAACGTGACAGCACCTCCGGCAGAGCATGGGCGCGATCGGATCCAGCGCCGACAACGCAGCCGCAGAAAGCTTCAACGCCGCCTTCAAGAGGGAGACACTCAAAGGCCGCAAAGCCTGGTCGAGCGAGCGCGAGGCCAGGCTGGACGCGTTCCGCTGGCTGACCCGATACAACACCCGCCGCCGACACTCCCGCCTCGGCCACCGGTCCCCGATCGCCTACGAGAACGACCTCCAGCCAGCTGCAACTACCCTGACCCCAAGCCGCATAGACGTGTTCAAAATCCGGGGTCAAGGCCCCCAGAAGATGCCCCCGAGAATCACTCAACCTGACAACGCCCCCCGTCGCCGTCATCGAGCAGGTCCACGGCCCAGGCCGCCATCCGCTCCAGCACCGATTCCTGGTCCCACACCGCACGGGAGAGCAGATGGTGCAGCCGGTGTGGGCCCTGCTCACCGATCGCTTCCGCCAGGCTCCAGCAGTTCACGTCCTCGAGCTCCATCAGCATGCCCCGCGTCATCCGCGCGAACGTCTCCCGCGTTTCCGAGCGGGCGAAGCAGCCGGCCAACGAGGCCAACAGAGACCCGAAGCCAGCCTCATGGCCGACCGTGGCCGAAGCGGCCGTCACGTTCTGATGTTGAGTCACACCACGTCATGATCGAGACGGCCGTCCTCATGCCCGCCCCCACCCCCGTCAACACGCTGACCAGCCACGACGAGCCCAGATACAGCTATCTACAGCTGCCGTGTCAGGACGTGAACATGAGCTTGCTGACGGAGCCGATGAAGTCGCCGCTCCACGGGTCGTGGGGGTTGCCGTACATGACCTGCACGAAGCGCTGCTGGGAGGTCAGGGTGAAGGAGACGCCGCGCCAGTCGCCGGTGGAGGTCTTGCCGGCCATGGGGATGACGCGGTTCGTGAGGACGTCCAGGAGGTAGAACTCGCCGTCGGCGCAGTTCTGGGGCGCGTCGGAAAGGCGGTATACGGCACGGGCGTTGACCGGGGGGGCATCCGTGCGGTAAAAGGCGTCGATGTTGGTCAGGGCGTAGTGGTCGGCCGTGGTCCTGCTCTGCCTCGTCTCCACCGCACACGTCTGCGCGGGGGCGGGGGCGGCCTGGGCGGCCTGCAGACCGAAAATGCCGGTGCTTATGGCGGCGGCCGCGAGGGTGACCGCGATCCTACGGGTGGTACGCATGGGACACCTAACAGTAAATGGCGGAGATCTTCCGCTGGTGGATGCAATCGAGAGGAGGTCTTACGGTCAGAGGGTTTCTCCGCCGTGATCTCCACACTTAAGTTACTGTGCAGTAGATCTGTTGTGGACGCCACCCCGACCCTCGGGAACCAGCCGGCGCCGACACGACGGAGAACAGGACTCCACGACACTCCCTCCCGACCCCTCCCCCCGACCGCCCCACACTGGCGAAATGAGGCTCCCCGCCACCACCCATACACGTACACCGCCCACCTCCGACATGCGCCCGCCCGATGCTGGTTTGAGCCTATATATACCCCTCTTCCGAGCAGTCGCGGTTGGCTCATACCCGACCCTGTAAGGGGCACCGC of the Streptomyces sp. NBC_01264 genome contains:
- a CDS encoding transposase — protein: MTAASATVGHEAGFGSLLASLAGCFARSETRETFARMTRGMLMELEDVNCWSLAEAIGEQGPHRLHHLLSRAVWDQESVLERMAAWAVDLLDDGDGGRCQVE
- a CDS encoding ISAs1 family transposase, yielding MIKPPSREHRELAGTAARLAVLPDPRDRRGRRYTLASVLLTAACAVLAGARSYLAIGQWASHAPQDTLSRLGFHARGPLGVRRPASPSTVRRVLVLVCPGGLADLLGHGPAGTESVSVDGKTARGSRTETAPAAHLLSAVTAAGRTVSQLRVPDKTNEITGFTALLAPFDLTGTVVTADALHTQREHAKWLVEEKNAHYLMVVKGNQPKLHAAVRALPWKEVTARRYDRERGHGRRETRSVRTLTVTGLGLDFPYLVQAVKIHRHRTDLKTGKVTRQTVHAITDMTSAEASPQLISRIARAQWGIEAVHHVRDTTFAEDASKIRTGHGPENMATLRNLAINTLRDAGHHSIAAGLREVSYTPFTRPLDLLGLPLTCNGT
- a CDS encoding IS6 family transposase; the protein is MSSSTLSYANHRYPVEIISHCVWLYFRFPLSFREVEEMMLERGVIVSYESIRRWCLKFGQAYANALRRRRPQPGDKWHLDEVFIKIGGKQKYLWRAVDADGNVLDILVQSRRDKAAARRFFRRLLTTTGQVPRVIITDKLASYGAAHREVMPSVEHRAHKGLNNRAENSHQPTRQRERAMKGFRSVGGAQRFLAAFTGISPHFRTGRHLMAARRHRLEMTVRFTIWDQITGAAAMPSAA
- a CDS encoding STAS domain-containing protein, with the translated sequence MDVQHCRSAVVISATGELDEGAGEVFQRALDYVTMDERDLLVDLHAITAMNVDGLLHLLDLHRRAERMQLRVMVTGWQTQPQQCMATVAGIPGPRTSTGERYAIAGFRRLLEEKAQRTRERSDFTKGWLPHVY